In the genome of Nymphaea colorata isolate Beijing-Zhang1983 chromosome 9, ASM883128v2, whole genome shotgun sequence, one region contains:
- the LOC116261565 gene encoding 22.7 kDa class IV heat shock protein-like — MRASFLLLVMASLLVGLVFLPETARGLLPYSRLWDMMVPPEAVDPFRILEQSPFTVPKSLDTTVTLAQADWKETPLAHFITLDVPGVKKEDIKIEVEEGRALRISGERKGDEEKEAEGDTWHRVERPVGKFWRQFRLPSNANLDAIKAHLENGVLKVTIPKLAEAKTKQPRVIDIVEDRSAGDIRATKADL; from the exons atgaGGGCATCTTTCTTGTTGTTGGTAATGGCGTCGTTGTTGGTGGGGTTGGTGTTCCTGCCGGAGACGGCGAGGGGGCTGCTGCCCTACAGTAGGCTATGGGACATGATGGTTCCTCCGGAAGCGGTCGATCCCTTCAGGATCCTGGAGCAATCCCCCTTTACGGTCCCCAAGTCTCTGGATACGACCGTGACCCTTGCCCAGGCCGATTGGAAGGAGACCCCTCTTGCACATTTCATCACCCTAGACGTCCCTG GGGTGAAGAAGGAGGACATAAAGATCGAGGTGGAGGAGGGAAGAGCACTGAGGATCAGCGGCGAGAGGAAAGGGGATGAGGAGAAGGAGGCGGAAGGCGACACGTGGCACCGGGTGGAGAGGCCTGTCGGCAAGTTCTGGCGGCAGTTCCGGCTACCCTCCAATGCCAACTTGGACGCCATCAAGGCGCACCTGGAGAATGGTGTGCTCAAGGTAACCATCCCCAAACTGGCGGAAGCGAAGACGAAGCAACCGAGGGTCATTGACATCGTGGAGGATCGGTCTGCTGGCGACATCAGGGCCACCAAAGCCGATCTGTAA